One part of the Glycine soja cultivar W05 chromosome 11, ASM419377v2, whole genome shotgun sequence genome encodes these proteins:
- the LOC114374627 gene encoding jacalin-related lectin 19-like translates to MEGKSRKKNVIVGPWGGNGGNSWDDGIFTGVREIKLVYGHCIDSIQVVYDRNGKPFTAEKHGGVGGNKTAEIKLQFPDEFLVSVSGHYCPVVRGGTPVIRSLTFKSNHRTFGPYGVEEGTLFTFSIDGGCVVGFKGRGDWYLDAIAFTLCNTRSKSLFQKVQRSLLWLTTTAPKSTSSKDG, encoded by the exons ATG GAAGGAAAAAGTAGGAAGAAGAATGTAATAGTGGGACCATGGGGAGGCAACGGTGGAAATAGCTGGGATGATGGAATCTTCACAGGGGTGAGAGAAATCAAACTTGTTTATGGCCATTGCATAGACTCAATTCAGGTGGTTTATGATAGGAATGGCAAGCCTTTCACAGCTGAAAAACATGGAGGAGTTGGAGGTAACAAAACAGCTGAG ATTAAGCTGCAATTCCCAGATGAGTTCTTGGTCAGTGTGAGCGGCCACTACTGTCCAGTTGTTCGCGGAGGCACCCCCGTGATTCGGTCATTGACATTCAAGAGCAACCACAGAACCTTTGGACCATATGGAGTTGAAGAAGGGACTCTATTCACTTTTTCGATAGATGGAGGCTGTGTTGTGGGTTTTAAGGGGCGAGGTGATTGGTATTTGGATGCAATTGCTTTCACTTTGTGTAATACACGATCAAAGTCGCTGTTTCAGAAAGTGCAGAGGAGCTTGCTGTGGTTAACAACCACTGCTCCAAAATCTACATCCTCCAAGGATGGCTAG